Below is a genomic region from Flammeovirgaceae bacterium SG7u.111.
TCTCTTTTCTCGACATCTAGGTATTTCACATTATAAGAGACCACGCCCATAGTAACTCCGCTCACAGTCATCTCCTGCGCTTTAGAGCTTCTATAGAAATAAACAATAAGTACAAGAGTAATTAGTACTGCCGAATAAATTAGGTTCTTTTTCTGATTTTTATCCATTTCAAAAAATATAATATGGGCTTTTGTTCGCTAGGGCAAAGGTAAGCACTTGAATATTCTATATATTTAATTAGTAGATAAATTCTAAAAGAACCTATTGTTAGATGAACTTGCTAAGCGGGCACATTATCTTTCAAATTTGGGATTTCTATTGAAAACCTCGTGCCCGAACCTGGGAGTGATTCAACAGAAAGTTCGCCTTGAAGCCTGTTTACCGTTTCCTTCACTATATACAAACCAAGCCCCGAACCAGTACTATTTTCATTTCCTCTATAGAACATTTCAAATACCCTATTTACATGTTCTTCGGAAATACCCACCCCGTTGTCGCTCACCTCAATAGAAGCTACGTTCTCGTTTACATTTACCTTCACCTTAATAAATGGTTCAGTTGTATAGGGGTTGCGGTATTGAATAGAGTTGGCTATCAAATTGCTAAAAATATCATACAACCTTCGCTGATCTGAATAAAAGGGGCTTTCTTGTATCACCTCTATTTCCTGATTGATGATAATGTTTTTTGAAGGAGGGAGCAATTGCTTAAGAATTATCTCTAAAAATGCTTTGAAGTTTATTTCTTGGCTTGCTATTTCTACCCTCGCATTTTTTGAAATATTTACGATATAGCTGATAAATCGGTCTAGCTTCCGCAGGCTTTGCTCTTGCAATCTGCTATAATGTCGGATTTTGTCTATATCCGTTTCATTCCTGTTCAATTCTAATAAGCCTAGCACAGTAGTTACAGGGGAACGGAGGTCATGTGCTGCCCTGTACACAAAATTATCTAGTTCGCTATTGATCTTTTTCAGCTCGGCATTTTGAGCTTTAAGCTGCGCTTCGTTGCGAGCAAGCTTTTCATTTACCAACATCAAATTATTAAGCGACTCTTCCAACCTAACCTCTCTATCTTGCAAGGCTTTATTCAGCATCTCTTTTTTGTGCAATAGCTGGATTTCCTTCTCGTGCCTCTCCTTATTTTCGGTAATGTCGGAAATAGTGCCAATGGTAAGCAGCGGGTGTCCTTCATTGTTTTGTGTAAAAACAGTTTCTTTTGCCAATATCCAGATCCAATTCCCTTCCTTATGCTGAACTCTGTATTCCAGCTCATCCACTACATCATCAAAAGACTTCCCTCTCTTTACCAAGAACTCGCAAAACATCTCCCGATCTTCAGGATGGACAAGTTCCAATAATTTCTTACCAGACTTTTTCATCAATTCGCTTGGGGTAAAGCCTAATAAGCGCTCGCTATTTTTACTAATGTAGGTAGGTTTTTGGCTCTCCAAATCAAGTATATATAACACCGAAGGACTAGCCTTCATTGCTTTTTCTATGAACCTCTTATTTTCTTTAAGTTGTTTTTCTGTTTCTTTTTGCGGGGTAATATTTTGGGAAACGGAAAATATTCTATTGATCTCTCCTTCTTCATTACTAATAGGGCTGGCACTCATCAAATAGTTGTTGCCCTTGTACATAATTTCAAAAGTAGTACTTTCCCCTTGTTTGACCTTTTCATACTCTTTTACAATGATTCCGGAGTTGGTCTTGTCAAAAATATCGGTAACCTTATTGCCCAAAAACTCTTCGTGCCCCAAACCTAGCTCATCAAGCTCTTTCCCTGAAACAAACTCATAAACAAACTCACCTGTCAATACCGAAACTATTCCATTAGGATAATTTTCAGCCAACAGCATATAAAGCTCCGTGCTTTCTTGAAGGTCTTTGGTTTTTACCTCTACCTGCTCCTTCAGCTGGTCATTTAGCTGGGCAAGCTCTTTTTGCTGCCTCATTACCGTTTTATACGATTCGGCCAGCCTTATTGCAGAATTGATCCTTGCTTTAAACTCTACTTTATTAATAGGTTTCTTTATATAATCTACCGCGCCTGCGCTCAAGGCATATTCTAAATCCTCATCTTCTGTTTTTTTCCCTGTCAGAATAATAACAGGAATATCCTTGGTTATACTTTGTTTTTTTAGTTTAGTTAACGTCTCTATCCCATCTAGGTCTGGCATACACCAGTCAAGAATTATTAAGTCTGGTTTTCTTTCGGAAGCTAGTCTGAATGCAATTTCCCCACTATTAGCACTAAGCACTTTATATTGTGCACTAAATGAGCTAATAAGCTGAACCAAAACCCGAATGGTCTCTTGCTGGTCGTCTGCGATTAATATTTGGTATTTTTTCATGTGGTCGGGTTATGCCTATCTCGTTCAATAGGGCTAATCTGTTCTTCTATTTAATTTCCCATTTTTTTACTATTTAAAGCAAAACATTACCTCTTCAATACTAATAAGTACTAACTGATTTTTTGCAAGAACTAAGCTAACAAATTAACATTTATTAAATAATAAACACTTGAAATATTCCTACAGCATCTTTGAATAAATCAATTTTTAACATTTTTATTCAAATAATCTATATTAAGTATTATAGAACTTAAGTTCATAAGTGTTCTTTTTCGATAAAAATAGAGAATAAATACTACATAAGTTACAATCTCAACGATAAAGTCAATACCAATCAGAAACATATAAAAAAACCCTGAGCCGAGGCTCAAGGTCTTGAATCTAATCATTAAACAGAATACGTATTTAGGTTGTTACCAACTCATTTATTTCAATTGGAAGCTCTACATAAAAGCTTGTACCTTCTCCCCCATTGCACTCACACCATACTCTCC
It encodes:
- a CDS encoding response regulator — encoded protein: MKKYQILIADDQQETIRVLVQLISSFSAQYKVLSANSGEIAFRLASERKPDLIILDWCMPDLDGIETLTKLKKQSITKDIPVIILTGKKTEDEDLEYALSAGAVDYIKKPINKVEFKARINSAIRLAESYKTVMRQQKELAQLNDQLKEQVEVKTKDLQESTELYMLLAENYPNGIVSVLTGEFVYEFVSGKELDELGLGHEEFLGNKVTDIFDKTNSGIIVKEYEKVKQGESTTFEIMYKGNNYLMSASPISNEEGEINRIFSVSQNITPQKETEKQLKENKRFIEKAMKASPSVLYILDLESQKPTYISKNSERLLGFTPSELMKKSGKKLLELVHPEDREMFCEFLVKRGKSFDDVVDELEYRVQHKEGNWIWILAKETVFTQNNEGHPLLTIGTISDITENKERHEKEIQLLHKKEMLNKALQDREVRLEESLNNLMLVNEKLARNEAQLKAQNAELKKINSELDNFVYRAAHDLRSPVTTVLGLLELNRNETDIDKIRHYSRLQEQSLRKLDRFISYIVNISKNARVEIASQEINFKAFLEIILKQLLPPSKNIIINQEIEVIQESPFYSDQRRLYDIFSNLIANSIQYRNPYTTEPFIKVKVNVNENVASIEVSDNGVGISEEHVNRVFEMFYRGNENSTGSGLGLYIVKETVNRLQGELSVESLPGSGTRFSIEIPNLKDNVPA